A region of Sandaracinaceae bacterium DNA encodes the following proteins:
- a CDS encoding 4Fe-4S binding protein: MDLQGQNGLLSTYREGYRARGPLAWLVAASLVGFYTVLYWEDRLSASLGRPLTTVAEALHLRNRWYLYGFLYCVAMLAGGAYYLRRHGNSRYNRVRIAVNVTVQVVLGFTLPFVMPLFDGPEFYFSYFWPLKYDYLYPQTLVQLPTYLSVYAVLGSVVAAPALSYFFGKRWYCSWVCGCGGLANTFGDPYRHLTSKSSAAWRFEKVSIHTVLVIALVATALVAADFFWGESNPRLHALATGGPLSVKELYGFVVGSVLAGVVGTGLYPLLGPRSWCRNFCPMAALLGLVQKLGRYRITVKPDMCISCGNCSTYCEMGIDVRAYAQRNESFTRASCVGCGMCAHMCPRGVLKLENSTAPRRTEGARSLPIVSG; encoded by the coding sequence ATGGACCTCCAAGGACAGAACGGGCTCCTCTCCACCTACCGCGAGGGCTACCGCGCGCGGGGGCCGCTGGCGTGGCTCGTCGCCGCCTCGCTCGTGGGGTTCTACACGGTGCTGTACTGGGAGGACCGGCTGAGCGCGTCCCTGGGCCGGCCGTTGACGACGGTCGCCGAGGCGCTGCATCTGCGCAACCGCTGGTACCTCTACGGGTTCCTGTACTGCGTCGCCATGCTGGCGGGGGGCGCGTACTACCTGCGGAGGCACGGGAACAGCCGCTACAACCGCGTGCGCATCGCGGTCAACGTCACGGTGCAGGTGGTGCTCGGGTTCACCCTGCCCTTCGTCATGCCCCTGTTTGATGGGCCCGAGTTCTACTTCAGCTACTTCTGGCCGCTGAAGTACGACTACCTCTACCCGCAGACGCTCGTGCAGCTGCCCACGTACCTGTCCGTCTACGCGGTGCTCGGCAGCGTGGTGGCCGCGCCGGCGCTATCGTACTTCTTCGGCAAGCGCTGGTACTGCTCGTGGGTGTGCGGCTGCGGCGGGCTGGCCAACACCTTCGGCGACCCGTATCGACACCTCACGAGCAAGTCCAGCGCCGCGTGGCGCTTCGAGAAGGTGTCCATCCACACGGTGCTCGTCATCGCTCTGGTCGCGACGGCGCTCGTCGCCGCGGACTTCTTCTGGGGCGAGTCGAACCCTCGACTCCACGCGCTGGCCACGGGCGGCCCGCTCTCGGTCAAAGAGTTGTACGGCTTCGTGGTGGGCTCGGTGCTCGCGGGCGTGGTCGGCACCGGGCTCTACCCCCTGCTGGGGCCCCGCTCCTGGTGCCGCAATTTCTGTCCCATGGCCGCGCTGCTGGGGCTGGTGCAGAAGCTCGGGCGGTACCGCATCACGGTCAAGCCCGACATGTGCATCTCGTGCGGCAACTGCAGCACCTACTGCGAGATGGGCATCGACGTGCGCGCCTACGCCCAGCGCAACGAGAGCTTCACGCGCGCCAGCTGCGTGGGCTGCGGCATGTGCGCGCACATGTGCCCGCGTGGCGTGCTCAAGCTGGAGAACAGCACGGCCCCGCGGCGCACGGAGGGTGCACGGAGCTTGCCCATCGTGTCCGGCTGA
- a CDS encoding TetR/AcrR family transcriptional regulator, with product MSSSDRRAQLIEVGRATFAAHGYDGTSVEEVAKRAKVSKPIVYEHFGGKEGLYAVIVDREMDYVVRCLTDAISTGTPRERVECASLAFLRYVKDHPDGFAVLSQDSPLTSNKGTMSSLLNDMAERVGDVFVKSLADAGYDPKAAPIYAHGLVGMVTFVGKWWTEARKPPIEDVAKHMGALAWMGLRHLPKRPTLQGTER from the coding sequence ATGTCGTCGAGCGACCGACGGGCGCAGCTGATCGAGGTGGGGCGCGCGACGTTCGCGGCCCACGGGTACGACGGAACCTCCGTCGAAGAGGTCGCCAAACGCGCCAAGGTATCCAAGCCCATCGTCTACGAGCACTTCGGGGGAAAGGAAGGGCTGTACGCGGTCATCGTCGACCGCGAGATGGACTACGTGGTGCGTTGCCTGACGGATGCCATCTCGACCGGCACGCCGCGGGAGCGCGTGGAGTGCGCGTCGCTGGCGTTCCTGCGCTACGTGAAGGACCACCCGGACGGCTTCGCGGTGCTCTCCCAGGACTCGCCGCTCACGTCCAACAAGGGCACGATGAGCAGCCTCTTGAACGACATGGCCGAGCGTGTGGGCGACGTCTTCGTCAAGTCCCTCGCCGACGCGGGCTACGACCCGAAGGCAGCGCCCATCTACGCGCACGGGCTGGTGGGGATGGTCACGTTCGTCGGCAAGTGGTGGACCGAGGCACGCAAGCCCCCCATCGAGGACGTCGCCAAGCACATGGGGGCGCTCGCTTGGATGGGGCTCCGCCACCTCCCGAAGAGGCCCACCCTGCAGGGGACAGAGCGCTAG
- a CDS encoding DUF4403 family protein — translation MHTDRAPRSPSFDGEHRSLPLVLVLLLLWAPLSACVSQLYPVPPAGASPLTQMPAEVDVETSTVQLVVPVDFQELNRLLSESLPTEIAALRNITIASGLTGSFRLARSGNSILLATQGRLQVIIPLTLDIEATVSTRVLGFPVGHTERATTSFAIRIDTALTANESWEAQSESTIDYQIANADVGIGPARFDVRRLLDGQLRPYVNSLRDILDERLGAALDLRGRMQRLWPRVLQPIQVLDSPAVYMQLQPVEVQWVRPRMDSGSFMFGLGVAARVRTYMGSPPTLPEIPPLPALREVTEMGNAFHLSVPMQVPFSELTAQARAELVGSERVLDSGATIRITSVELRGASDGRVHILCGINAHKGFLRSAEGTLHMLGVPRYDPGTRVLRFEEVAYDLDTRNVLLRMANWAMHDDFLAGVQAALEFNVGESLDSTLAAVNESAANLVVSDQLTLHVALARVDIGPILVSDDAVVIVGLADGTVTADVSLFGRRLDLVPAEGTVAN, via the coding sequence ATGCACACCGATCGCGCTCCCCGCTCCCCTTCGTTCGACGGTGAACACCGCTCGCTCCCGCTCGTGCTGGTGCTCCTGCTCCTCTGGGCGCCCCTGTCGGCGTGCGTGAGCCAGCTGTATCCGGTGCCCCCGGCGGGTGCGTCCCCACTGACGCAGATGCCCGCGGAGGTGGACGTCGAGACGTCGACGGTCCAGCTGGTCGTGCCGGTCGACTTCCAAGAGCTGAATCGGCTGCTCAGCGAGAGTCTGCCGACGGAGATCGCGGCACTGCGCAACATCACCATCGCGTCCGGGCTGACGGGCTCGTTCCGGCTCGCGCGCTCGGGCAACAGCATCCTGCTGGCCACGCAGGGGCGCCTCCAAGTCATCATCCCGCTCACGCTCGACATCGAGGCCACCGTGAGCACGCGCGTGCTGGGCTTTCCCGTGGGGCACACGGAGCGCGCGACGACCTCCTTCGCCATCCGCATCGACACTGCCCTGACCGCGAACGAGAGCTGGGAGGCGCAGAGCGAGTCCACCATCGACTACCAAATTGCCAACGCGGACGTGGGCATCGGTCCCGCGCGCTTCGATGTGCGTCGCCTGCTGGACGGTCAGCTGCGGCCCTACGTGAACTCGCTGCGCGACATCCTGGACGAGCGACTGGGTGCGGCGCTGGACTTGCGTGGACGCATGCAGCGGCTGTGGCCGCGCGTGCTGCAGCCCATCCAGGTGCTCGACTCACCCGCGGTGTACATGCAGCTGCAGCCAGTCGAGGTGCAGTGGGTCCGCCCGCGGATGGACTCCGGGTCGTTCATGTTCGGTCTGGGCGTCGCCGCGCGTGTCCGCACATACATGGGCTCGCCCCCCACGTTGCCCGAGATCCCCCCCCTCCCAGCGCTGCGCGAGGTGACCGAGATGGGCAACGCGTTCCACCTCAGCGTGCCCATGCAGGTGCCGTTCTCCGAGCTGACCGCTCAGGCGCGCGCCGAGCTGGTGGGGAGCGAGCGCGTGCTCGACTCGGGGGCCACCATCCGCATCACGAGCGTGGAGCTGCGCGGTGCATCGGACGGACGCGTCCACATCCTGTGCGGCATCAACGCGCACAAGGGCTTCTTGCGGTCCGCCGAGGGGACGCTGCACATGCTCGGCGTGCCGCGCTACGACCCGGGCACGCGCGTGCTGCGCTTCGAGGAGGTGGCCTACGACCTCGACACGCGCAACGTGCTCCTGCGCATGGCCAACTGGGCCATGCACGACGACTTCCTCGCGGGCGTTCAGGCGGCGCTCGAGTTCAACGTCGGTGAGTCGCTCGACAGCACGCTCGCGGCCGTCAACGAGAGCGCGGCGAACCTGGTCGTCTCCGATCAGCTCACCCTGCACGTCGCGCTCGCCCGTGTGGACATCGGCCCCATCCTGGTGAGCGACGACGCCGTCGTCATCGTCGGGCTGGCGGACGGTACCGTGACCGCCGACGTCTCGCTCTTCGGGCGTCGTCTGGACCTCGTGCCCGCCGAGGGTACGGTCGCCAACTGA
- a CDS encoding kinase, with product MLAPVASHALHRHAAGERVLGIYGAQGSGKSTLAAGLEALLREHAGLRVANLSLDDFYMTQAHRMRVAARLHPLFETRGPPGTHDVPLLLRTLDALLAPASDGAVQHTVPVPRFDKGADDRAPEPDGLPAPVDLVVLEGWCLGVPAQPAELLTTPCNDLERQRDASGRFRRCVNHRLAHDYAALTQRVGWLLALLVDSFETSCAQRLAQEHRLRARTGRGMSDAQVAEFMQRYERVSRWALDTMAERADLCVRVGRDHAPRQDVPWLSA from the coding sequence CTGCTCGCGCCCGTCGCCAGCCACGCGCTGCACCGCCATGCAGCGGGCGAGCGCGTGCTTGGCATCTACGGCGCTCAAGGGAGCGGCAAGTCCACCTTGGCCGCAGGCCTCGAGGCCCTCCTGCGCGAGCACGCGGGCCTGCGGGTGGCGAACCTCTCCCTCGACGACTTCTACATGACGCAGGCGCACCGCATGCGCGTGGCAGCGCGTCTGCATCCGCTGTTCGAGACTCGCGGCCCGCCCGGAACGCACGACGTCCCGCTGCTGCTGCGCACGCTCGACGCGCTGCTCGCGCCTGCGTCAGATGGCGCCGTCCAACACACGGTCCCCGTGCCGCGCTTCGACAAGGGGGCCGACGACCGCGCACCCGAACCCGACGGGCTGCCCGCGCCAGTCGACTTGGTCGTGCTCGAGGGCTGGTGCCTCGGCGTGCCAGCGCAACCGGCCGAGCTACTGACGACCCCATGCAACGACCTCGAACGGCAGCGCGACGCGAGCGGCCGCTTTCGACGCTGCGTGAACCACCGCTTGGCACACGACTATGCGGCGCTCACCCAGCGCGTCGGGTGGCTCCTCGCGCTCTTGGTGGACTCGTTCGAGACGTCGTGCGCGCAACGGCTCGCGCAGGAACACCGACTGCGGGCGCGGACAGGCCGAGGCATGTCGGACGCGCAGGTGGCCGAGTTCATGCAGCGCTACGAGCGCGTCTCGCGTTGGGCGTTGGACACCATGGCAGAACGCGCGGACCTCTGCGTGCGTGTCGGCCGGGACCACGCGCCGCGGCAAGACGTCCCGTGGTTGTCCGCGTGA
- a CDS encoding protein phosphatase 2C domain-containing protein yields MRLIASGLSDVGRVREMNEDTWLAAPELGLYVVCDGMGGHAAGEVASRLAAETVIAAVRAQAQMLVEDPSQQQCDALSGLLRHAIEAASAAVYRRSVEEGNRGMGTTCTALLVVGAKAIMGHVGDSRLYLSRAGQLHHVSQDHTYVAEAVRHGIMTREEAIASGYGNIVTRAVGPHENVLVDTLVFDLLPQDRLLLCSDGLHGYFPDDLELVKILREDATDRVVEQLVGMANERGGEDNITAVVLRVEPPKSAPAHVTGRMTEISQDFHALRQLMLFSDMDLPELARISSALKSAVYDPEMVILDENDERCRLFIIAEGTVAVRKDGKTVAELRTGAHFGEMSLLNNSRANAAVVAVRSTRVLCLERAAFFQLVQHDANIGAKFLWRIAQALSQRLDDALPFIVGREDSRRTVPMGGHMPSPFVSRS; encoded by the coding sequence GTGAGACTCATCGCGTCAGGGTTGTCGGACGTCGGCCGCGTCCGTGAGATGAACGAGGACACGTGGCTCGCTGCGCCCGAGCTCGGGCTCTACGTGGTCTGTGACGGGATGGGCGGCCACGCCGCGGGCGAGGTCGCGAGCCGATTGGCTGCAGAGACCGTCATCGCGGCCGTGCGCGCCCAAGCGCAGATGCTCGTCGAAGACCCGTCGCAGCAGCAATGCGATGCCCTCAGCGGGCTCCTGCGACACGCCATCGAGGCCGCCTCCGCTGCGGTGTATCGGCGCAGCGTGGAGGAGGGCAACCGCGGCATGGGCACGACGTGTACCGCGCTGTTGGTGGTCGGCGCCAAGGCCATCATGGGTCACGTCGGGGACAGCCGCTTGTACCTGTCCCGCGCCGGTCAGCTGCATCACGTCAGCCAGGACCACACCTACGTGGCCGAGGCCGTCCGGCACGGCATCATGACGCGCGAGGAGGCCATCGCGAGCGGCTACGGCAACATCGTCACGCGTGCCGTGGGCCCTCACGAGAACGTGCTGGTGGACACGCTCGTGTTCGACCTGCTGCCCCAGGACCGCCTGCTCCTGTGCAGCGACGGACTGCACGGCTACTTCCCGGACGATCTCGAGTTGGTGAAGATCCTGCGCGAGGACGCGACGGACCGCGTGGTCGAGCAGCTGGTGGGGATGGCCAACGAGCGTGGCGGCGAGGACAACATCACCGCCGTGGTCCTCCGCGTGGAGCCCCCCAAGTCGGCCCCCGCGCACGTCACGGGCCGCATGACGGAGATCTCGCAGGACTTTCACGCCCTCCGCCAGTTGATGCTCTTCTCGGACATGGACCTGCCCGAGCTCGCGCGCATCAGCAGCGCGCTCAAGAGCGCCGTCTACGACCCGGAGATGGTCATCCTCGACGAGAACGACGAGCGGTGTCGCCTCTTCATCATCGCGGAGGGCACCGTCGCCGTACGGAAGGACGGCAAGACCGTGGCCGAGCTGCGCACCGGGGCGCATTTCGGGGAGATGTCCCTGCTGAACAACTCGCGCGCGAACGCTGCCGTCGTCGCCGTGCGTTCTACGCGCGTGCTGTGCTTGGAGCGCGCCGCTTTCTTCCAGTTGGTGCAGCACGACGCAAACATCGGCGCCAAGTTTCTCTGGCGCATCGCCCAGGCGCTGAGTCAGCGCTTGGACGACGCGCTGCCGTTCATCGTAGGCCGCGAGGACAGCCGACGCACCGTCCCGATGGGGGGCCACATGCCCTCGCCCTTCGTATCTCGCAGCTGA